The genomic region CGCGCGACCGCTGGTCCTTCGACCCCCGGCTGCCCGCGTCCGCCCAGACCGGCGAGGACGTCTATGCCGACAACGACCTCGACCGCGGTCATCTCGTACGCCGCCGCGACCCGGCCTGGGGGGCTCCGCAGGTGGCCGAGCGCGCCAATGCCGACACCTTCTTCTTCACCAACTGCGCGCCGCAGGCCTCCGCGTTCAACCAGGGCCTGCAACTGTGGAACGGGCTGGAGAACTACCTGCTCGACAACGCGGTGACGGGCGGGCGCCGGCTCGCCGTCTTCACCGGCCCGGTCTTCGCCGACGACGACCCGCCCTACCGGGGGGCCCTCATCCCGCGGCGCTTCTACAAGGTCGCCGCGTTCATGGACGCGGGCGAGCTCGCGGCGACCGCGTACGTCCTCGACCAGACCCCGCAGCTGCCCGACCTGGAGCTGTCCCGGGTGACGTCGGCCCGGGCCGCCACCGGCGACGCGCCGCCGCTGGGGCCGTTCCGGACGTTCCAGGCCCCCGTGGCCGACGTGGCCCAGCTGACCGGCCTCGACCTCGGGGTGTACGCCGACGTCGACCGCTACGCCCCGGCGGCGGGGGTGCGGGAGCAGCGGTGGCGGCTGCTCACCGGCTACGGGGACGTCGTCCTCAGCTGAAGGCCCCGCCGCCGCCCGGCCGGCGCAGGCTCTCGAGCTGCTTGATGCCGATCGCCTGCTCGATGTAGTCCATCTCCTGCCAGAGCCGCTCCCGATTGGCAGCGCTGCGGGAGACCGCATGGCAGAGCATCACCGCCTGGCGGGCCTTCTTCTCCTGCAGCTCGGCCTCGCTGAGCTCGAGCAGCCGGGCCATCGCGGCGCGGAACTGGAGCAGCGTGTAGGGCAACGTGTCGGGCGGGCAGTCCGGGAAGTAGGTCACGGGCGTACCGAAGCAGAGGGCACCGACAAGGGTGCCCGGGCGCACCGCCGCCGGTGCGTCGACGTCCGGGCGCGCCGGGACTGGCGTGGCCTCACCGTGTCGGGCGCGGCGGAAGGGCCGGGATGGCTACGGGTGAGGGCGCGGCGTCGATGCTCCCCGGCTACACGGCCCGTCACGACCTCGTGGTGAGCCGTTCCGGGGCGATGTCCTTCGCCGACCTACGAGCGGTCTTCACGACATCGGCGGGGCGCCGCGACCCGGCGGGCGGCTCGCCATGCTCGAGAGGCAGGCGGCGGCGGGCGACGAGTGGGACGTCGCCGTGCGGCGTGCCCGGGCACCGGCCGTCCCGCCACCGGCGGGCGCCTACCCGTTCTCGATCGCGGACCCGTCGCTCGTGCAGGGTGTGCTGGCCCGTGCTGGGTTCACCGAAGTGGGTTTCGGCGGAGTGACGCCCTGGTCCGGCCCCCACGTCGAGGCGGCCCTCGCCTGGGTACGCGGCTTCAGCAGCACGAGCGCGACGTTGCCGGACTCGGCCGGGCTGCGGCAGCCGAGGCGCTGGCCCGGCTGCGTGCCGAACTGGCGCCCACCCCCGCGAGGACGGCGCCCGGCCCGGCTCCCGCGCCTGGCTCGTCACCGCCCGCCGCGCCTAGCCGCGCGCGATCCCGTCCGGCACGGCATCCACCACCGTGGTTGTGCCACGGGCAGGCCGGGAGGAGGGGACGAGCCGGCCTGTAAGCCGGATTCTGTCCCGCCACCGGAGCGGCGGGGGCGGCCATCCATCTAGGGCCGCCGTTGCCGACGGCCTCGTGCGGCCTACCCGGAAGCTCGGGCGGGCCGCCCTTCCCAGCTGACGCTGTGCGCTTCCTGTCTGGCCTTGCTCCGGGCGGGGTTTGCCGAGCCGCCCGGGTCACCCCGGGCGCTGGTGGTCTCTTACACCACCGTTTCACCCTTACCGGTGCCAGAGGCACCGGCGGTCTGCTTTCTGTGGCACTTTCCCGCGGGTCGCCCCGGGTGGGTGTTGCCCACCGCCCTGCCCTGTGGAGTCCGGACTTTCCTCGGCGGCGCCCGAGGGCGCCGACGCGACCGCCCGGCCGGCTCGTCCGTCGCCAGGGTACCGCCACGTACAGTCGCTCCCCGTGCCCGCAGTCGTGGCCCTGGCCGGGGCGCTCGCCGTCCTGACCGGCTGGCTCTCGCCGGCGGGCGCCGTGGAGGTGCTGGAGCGCAGCGCGCCGGTCCTCGGGTTCCTCGTGGCGGTCACGGTGCTCGCCGAGCTGGCCGACGACGCCGGCCTGTTCGAGGCCGGCGCGAGCGTCACCGCCCGGCTGGGGCGCGGCAGCGTGCGCCGGCTCTTCCTGCTCGTGTGCCTGCTCTGCACCGTCACCACGGTCGTGCTGAGCCTGGACACGACCGCCGTGCTGCTCACCCCGGTCGTGCTGGCGATGTGCCGGAGGCTCGGCCTGCCCGCGCTCCCGTTCGCCTTCGCCACCATCTGGCTGGCGAACGCCGCGAGCCTGCTGCTGCCCGTCTCCAACCTCACCAACCTGCTCGCCGCCGAGGGCCGGGGGCTGGGCGCGCTGGAGTACGCCCGCCACGCCGCGCTCCCCCAGCTCGCCGTCCTCGCCGTGACCCTGGCCGTCCTGCTGCTCCGCCACCGGCGGGCGCTGCGGGGCGCGTACGGGATCCCCGAGAGCCCGCAGGCTGCGGACCCGGCACTGCTGCGCACGGCCGGCCTGGTGACCGCAGTGGTCGCCGCCCTGCTGGTCGCGGGCCTGCCCCCGTGGGCGGTCGCTACCGGCGGCGCGCTCGTGCTGGTGTCCGTCTACGCGGCGAAGCGCAGGGACCGGCTGCGCCTGGCCCTCCTGCCCTGGCGCCTGGTCGTGATGACGGTCGGGCTCTTCCTCGTCGTGCAGGGGCTGCAGGAGCACGGGCTCACCCGGCTCCTGCACGACGCGGCCGGCGACGGTGAGGGCAGCGGGGCGCTGCTCCGGCTCACCGGGGTGGCGGCGGGAGCCGCGAACGCGGTGAACAACCTGCCGGCGTACCTCGCCGTCGAGCCGGTCGCGGGCAGCGCCGAGCGCCTGCTGGCCGCGCTGGTCGGGGTCAACGCGGGGCCGCTCGTCCTGCTCTGGGGCTCGCTGGCCACGCTGCTCTGGCGCGACCGCTGTGCCGCGCGCGGCCTCCACGTCGGCGCCTGGGCCTTCGCCCGCGAGGGGCTGCTGCTGGTCCCACCGGCCCTGGTCGCCGGGGCCCTCGCCATCGGCATCTAGCACTCTAGAACTGGTTAGCCCAATCGGGTGATGGCGCAGAGCGATCACCCGAAAGGCTCTGCGCTACGCCGTTTGTGGCCGACATGATGGGGGCGTCAACAACGCAGGGTCGCAAGGAAGTCGCGGTCCGTAACTTTCTCGCCTCGCAGGAGCCTCTCATGTCGCGCACCGTCACCCGCCGTCACGTCGCCTCGCTCGCCCTGGCCGCTGTCGGTGCCGGCGCCGCCCTGGTCGCCACGGCCGGCGCCGCCGACGCCAAGCGCCTGCCCGTCGCCACCATGACGCCGGACGTCGTCACCACCGAGACCGCTCCCACGGCCCCCACCGTGATTGGCAGCACCGTGAGCTCCTCCGGCGTGACGATCCGCTTCGTCGACAACGCCGACAACGAGACCGGCTTCCGCCTCCAGAAGTCGACGAACTACGGCGCCACCTGGGCCGACGTGGAGGGCAGCGAGATCGCCGCGCTCGAGGGCACCGGCGGGTACGGCTTCGCGCGGGCCGCTCGCACGGGCTTCGGCACGCAGCTGCGCGTCGTGGCCTTCAACGACACCGGCGTGGGCGCCGGCGCCCCCGTCACCTGCTGCTGAGCATGACCGGGGCTACAGCCCCGGCTCGCCCAACAGCCCGCTCAGATGGGATGTGCTGTTGAAGGCACGCAGGGACGCCCCGCCGTCCGGCCACCACTGGACCAGGTGCAGCGACGCCGGCGTCATCTCCATTCGGAACAGCGAGTGCGCCGGCGCGTCCAGCGCCAGCCGCACCAGCTGCTTGAGCGGCGTCACGTGGCTGACCACCACGACGGTGCGCCCCGCGTAGCGCGCGATCACCTTGTCGCGGGCCCGCTTCACCCGGGCCCCGACCTCGTCCAGGCTCTCCCCACCCGGCGGCGCGGCGGCCGGTGAGTCGAGCCAGGCCTGCAGCTGCGCGGGCCACTGCTCCCGCACCGCCGCCAGGTCGAGCCCGTCCCACTCCCCGAACGACGCCTCGGCGAAGCCCTCCTCGACCTTGACCGGGACGCCGACGAGCGCCGCAGCCGCCTCCGCCGTCTCGCGCGCCCGCCGCAGCGGGGAGGACACCACGGCGACCGGCCGGTCCGGGCCGCAGAAGCCGGGCAGTGCTCGGGCGGCGGCCTCCGCCTGCGCGCGGCCCCGCTCGGTCAGCCCGGGGTCCGCTCCGCCGCGGCCGCAGAAGAGCTTGCGGAGCGTGTTGGCGGACTCGCCGTGGCGGACGAGCACGAACGTCGTCGGCGTGCCCACGTCGTCCCAGCCGGTCAGCTTGTTCGCCGGGACGGCCGGCTCGGGCTCGGCCTCGTCGATGGCGACCGGCAGCGCGCCGCCGCCGCGCACGCCGACCGTGGGCGTCCACTGCTCCCCGCGCGCCTGGGCGTCCATCGCCTCGTTGCCGAGCCGGTCGGCGTGCGAGTTCTGCGCCCGCGGGATCCAGGTGTAGCGGACCCGCGACTGGTCGAAGGCCTGGCGGGCGGCGAGGGCGAGCGGCTGCAGCGGGGGGTGCTTGATCTTCCAGCGCCCGCTCATCTGCTCCACGACGAGCTTGGAGTCCATCCGGACCTCGACGCTCGCGCTCGGGTCGATCTCGGCCGCGGCCCGCAGGCCCTCCACGAGGCCGGTGTACTCGGCCACGTTGTTGGTCGTGTGCCCGAGCCCGCCGGCCCGCTCGGCCAGCACCTCGCCGGTCGCGGCGTCCTTGACCAGCGAGCCGTAGCCCGCCGGCCCCGGGTTGCCCCGCGACCCTCCGTCCGCCTCGACGACGAGCCGACGCTGCCCGGCCTGGGACGACGCGTCGGTCACAGCCCGGACTCGGCAGTGCGGACCAGGATGCGGCGGCACTCCTCGCAGCGCAGCACCTCGTCGGCCGGGGCGTCGCGGAAGCGCCCGAGGTCGACCGTGTTGAGCTCGAGCCGGCATCCCATGCAGCGGCGCTGCTTCAGCTCGGCCGCCCCGACGCCGTCGGAGGAGGCGCGCAGCTTCTCGTACAGCGCCAGCAGCTCGCCCCCGACGTCGCGCACGACCGCCTCGCGAGCCTGCTGGGTGAGGTACGCCTCGCTGTCGATCTCCTCGACGGCCGCGTCCCGCCGGCCCACGGCCGCCGCGCGCTTGCCCTCGACGCCGGAGGCGTCGGCCCGCAGCCGCGCCACCTCGCTCTGGACCTCCTCGACCCGCTCCATGACCGAGAGCTCGACGTCCTCGAGCTCGGCCTGCCGCCTGGCCAGCGAGGCCAGCTCGGACTGCAGGTCCACGAGCTCCTTCGGGGAGGAGACGCGGCCGGAGTCGAGGCGCGCCTGGTCGCGGCGGGCGCGGGCGCGCACCTGCTCGACGTCGGCCTCCGCCTTCGCCTGCTCGCGCTCGAGGTCGCTCGCCTGCGTCTCGGCCGCGACCGTGAGGTCGCGCAACCGGCGCAGGTCCTTGTCGAGCTGCTCGATCTCGGCGTGCTCGGGAAGGGTGCGGCGACGGTGGGCGAGCTGGTCCAGGCGGGCGTCGAGGCCCTGCAGGTCGAGCAGGCGCTGCTGCTCGGCGGGGTCGGCCTTCAGGGCGAGCTCCTCAGGAGTGCGGGGACGGGACGTGCAGGGCCCACGGGTCGGTCACGGCCCGCGAGACGGCTGTCTCCACCGTAGTGCCGTTCGCCGCGAGCGCGGCACGCAACCGTGCCGCGGCGTCGGCCAGCCACGGCCACTCGCTCGCCCAGTGCCCCGCGTCGACGAGCGCGAGCCGGCCCTCGGCACGCTCGTCGGAGACGGGGTGGTGGCGCAGGTCGGCGGTCACGTAGGCGTCGGCGCCCGAGCGCCGGGCCGCGGCGAGCAGAGAGTCCCCGGAGCCGCCGCACACCGCGACCGTCCGGACCGGGGCGTCGGGGTCGCCGGCCGCGCGGATCCCGACCGGGGCGGCGGGCAGCGCGCCCGCGACGCGCCGGACGAACTGCGCCAGCGGCTCGGCCTCCGGCAGCGTGCCGACCCGACCGATGCCGCGCGGGCCCGGCGGCAGCGCCAGCTCGAGCACGTCGAACGCGGGCTCCTCGTAGGGATGGGCCGCCCGCAGCGCGCGCACGACCTCGGCCCGCCGCCCGCGCGGCAGCACCATCTCCAGCCGGGTCTCCGCGACGTGCTCGGCGGTGCCGACCTGCCCGATGGCCGGCTGCGCCCCGGGGCCCGGCAGGAACGTGCCGGTCCCGTGGCCGAGGAACGCGCACCGGGTGTAGTCGCCGATCGCCCCCGCGCCGGCGGCCGCGAGCGCGTCCACGACCCGCTCGGCGTCGGGTGTCGGCACGAACGTCACGATCTTGTCCAGCGGGTCGGCCGGCCGGGGGTCGAGCGGGCGCAGGCCGGTGAGCCCGATGGCCGTCGCGAGCGCGTCGGAGACGCCGGGGTCGGCCACGTCGGCGTTGGTGTGGGCGACGTGGAGCCCGACGCCGTTGCGGACGAGCCCGTGCACGACGCGGCCCTTCGGCGTCGTTGCCGCCACGCTGGAGGTTCCGCGCAGGTAGAGCGGGTGGTGGGTGACGAGCAGGTCGTAGCCGCCCCGCGCCGCCTCCGCTGCGGTCGCCTCCACGGGGTCGACGGCGAACAGGACCCGGCGCACGGGGGCGTCGGGGTCGCCGCACACCAGCCCCACCGCGTCCCAGGGCTCGGCCCAGCTCGGGTCGTAGAGCTCCTCGAGGGCGGCGGTGACCTGGGCGAGCGTCGGCGTGGTGGCCACTCAGGCCCCCTCGTCGCGCACCAGGGCGTCGTCCTCGCCCGGCCCCGGGCTGCCGCCCGCGTTGGCGTCCCCGTGGGTCACCTCGAGGGCGCAGACGGGACAGGCCGCGACAGGACGCTCGCTGGGCCAGCTGGCTCCACAGCGCAGGCAGATGAGGCGCTCCACGCGCTCACCTTCTCGCAGCCGACACCGCGGGCGGCAAGTGGGCCCGGACGGGTTCGAACCGCCGACTCCCTCGGTGTAAGCGAGGTGCTCTACCGCTGAGCTACGAGCCCGACGGCCCTCAGGGTACGGGCTCGGCGAGCGCGGCGACGGCCGCTCGGTAGTCCGCCGGGTCCCGCGCGTCGCCCGGGCCGTTGACGACCGACCAGCGGACCACGCCCTCGCCGTCGAGGAGGAAGCTGCCGCGGGTGGCGAAGCCGCGGGGCGCGAAGAACACCCCGTAGGAGCGCGAGACCTCGCCGTGCGGCCAGAAGTCCGACAGCAGCGGGAACGAGATCCCCTCCCGCTGGGCGAACACGCGCAGCGCCGGCGCCGGGTCGCAGGAGATGCCGAGGATCTGCACCCCGTCCAGCCCGGGGGCCTGCTCGTCGGTCGAGGCCAGCTCGTCCCGGACCGAGCACAGCTCGCCCGTGCAGGTGGGGGTGAAGGCGTGCGGGAAGAACACCAGGAGCACGGGGGTGCCGCGCAGCGCCGACAGTCGCACGGGCGTGCCGTGCTGGTCCTCGAGCTCGAAGTCGGGGGCGAGCGAGCCCACGGCCGGCACGCCCCCGGGACCTGCGCTCACTTGCGCGAGGCCTTCGGCGCGACCAGCCGGGTCCCCTGCCATTCGCGGCTGGCGCTGACGCTGCTCGTCGACGAGAGCCCCGCCGTCGGGGCGGCATCGCCGATCTCGCTCGGCTCGACGTAGCCGGGCCGCCCGGTCTTGGGCGTGAGCAGCCAGACGACACCGCCGTCACCGAGGTCGGTGAGGGCGTCGACCAGCGCGTCGACGAGGTCGCCGTCGCCGTCCCGCCACCAGAGCAGCACCACGTCGACGACGTCGTCCGGCTCCCCCGACACGAGCTCGTTGCCCGAGAGGGCCACGATGCTCTCGCGGAGCTCCTCGTCGCAGTCGTCGTCGTAGCCCAGCTCCTGGACCATCTGCCCAGGCTTGATGCCGAGCCGCGCACCAACTGCGCGCTGGCCTTCCGCGGGCCCCGCGGTCGCGCTCACCCTGCTCCTCCCCGACGCGTCCCTAACCCCGTCGCTGCCGTGCGTGCATGCGCCGTTGCCGTAGTCAACGCCGTCGAGCGGAGCGCGCGCAAGCTCAACGGGCGGTTACGTGCTCGGCGAGTCGGGCATCGGGCACCCATGCAGGCGGATGCACAGCGCGGGAGCGGGCGGGTCGTGCGCTGGGACGCGCACTCCAGGACAGGGGCCGTCGTGATCGACTCACTGCCGGCCGAGGTGGAGTTCGACGCCGACGCGCTCGACGCGCCCGGGCGCAACGCGGTCGAGCCGGGCGAGCTGGTCGAGGTCGTGTACGCCCTCGTCGGGCCGCGCGCGCAGAACGACGAGCGCGCCGTCGCCGGCGCCGCCTACCGCGCCAGCAAGGTCACCCCCACCGACTGAGCCGGGCCGAGGCCTGCCCCCGCCGCGCGGGACGGTCACCCGGCCAGGAAGCTCAGCCGGACCTCGCGGCGCGGGTTGTCGACGTTCGTGTCCACCAGCACCACCGACTGCCAGGTGCCGAGCGTCATGGACCCGCCGACCACCGGGACGGTCGCGTGCGGCGGGACGATCGCCGGGAGCACGTGGTCGCGGCCGTGGCCGGGCGTGCCGTGCCGGTGCCGCCACCGGTCGTCGGCGGGCAGCAGGTCGCGCAGCGCGGCGAGCAGGTCGTCGTCGCTGCCGGCCCCGGTCTCGATCACCGCGATCCCCGCGGTGGCGTGCGGGACCCACAGCGAGAGCAGGCCGTCGCCGCCTCCGCTGGCCTCGCGGACGAACACGGCACACCGGTCGGTGATGTCGTACGCGGCCTCCCGGCCACCGGTCCGTACCTCGATCACCTGCGTCTTCATGAGCGCCTCCTTCCCCGGCTGCCGCCCAACGGGAACGTGTTCGGCCGGGTGCTGCGGGCCGCAGCGGCCCCGGCGTGCAGGGCATGACCGCCCCCCTGGTGACGAGCACCCCTCCGGGGAGGGACACTGGGGGGGTGGCGAACGATCAGAGTCCGGTGGGCGTACCCGTCCCCCCGGTGCAGACCGCCCCGGCGTCGTACCAGGA from Motilibacter aurantiacus harbors:
- a CDS encoding SLC13 family permease; translation: MPAVVALAGALAVLTGWLSPAGAVEVLERSAPVLGFLVAVTVLAELADDAGLFEAGASVTARLGRGSVRRLFLLVCLLCTVTTVVLSLDTTAVLLTPVVLAMCRRLGLPALPFAFATIWLANAASLLLPVSNLTNLLAAEGRGLGALEYARHAALPQLAVLAVTLAVLLLRHRRALRGAYGIPESPQAADPALLRTAGLVTAVVAALLVAGLPPWAVATGGALVLVSVYAAKRRDRLRLALLPWRLVVMTVGLFLVVQGLQEHGLTRLLHDAAGDGEGSGALLRLTGVAAGAANAVNNLPAYLAVEPVAGSAERLLAALVGVNAGPLVLLWGSLATLLWRDRCAARGLHVGAWAFAREGLLLVPPALVAGALAIGI
- a CDS encoding YjbQ family protein, with protein sequence MKTQVIEVRTGGREAAYDITDRCAVFVREASGGGDGLLSLWVPHATAGIAVIETGAGSDDDLLAALRDLLPADDRWRHRHGTPGHGRDHVLPAIVPPHATVPVVGGSMTLGTWQSVVLVDTNVDNPRREVRLSFLAG
- a CDS encoding peroxiredoxin, which encodes MSAGPGGVPAVGSLAPDFELEDQHGTPVRLSALRGTPVLLVFFPHAFTPTCTGELCSVRDELASTDEQAPGLDGVQILGISCDPAPALRVFAQREGISFPLLSDFWPHGEVSRSYGVFFAPRGFATRGSFLLDGEGVVRWSVVNGPGDARDPADYRAAVAALAEPVP
- a CDS encoding zinc ribbon domain-containing protein, with the translated sequence MKADPAEQQRLLDLQGLDARLDQLAHRRRTLPEHAEIEQLDKDLRRLRDLTVAAETQASDLEREQAKAEADVEQVRARARRDQARLDSGRVSSPKELVDLQSELASLARRQAELEDVELSVMERVEEVQSEVARLRADASGVEGKRAAAVGRRDAAVEEIDSEAYLTQQAREAVVRDVGGELLALYEKLRASSDGVGAAELKQRRCMGCRLELNTVDLGRFRDAPADEVLRCEECRRILVRTAESGL
- a CDS encoding DNA/RNA non-specific endonuclease, which codes for MTSPELGYDPAFLGVDAPFPHVRGVETALLDYTHFSIAMHPDRRLAAVTGVVIDGAQIVEVERSRDRWSFDPRLPASAQTGEDVYADNDLDRGHLVRRRDPAWGAPQVAERANADTFFFTNCAPQASAFNQGLQLWNGLENYLLDNAVTGGRRLAVFTGPVFADDDPPYRGALIPRRFYKVAAFMDAGELAATAYVLDQTPQLPDLELSRVTSARAATGDAPPLGPFRTFQAPVADVAQLTGLDLGVYADVDRYAPAAGVREQRWRLLTGYGDVVLS
- a CDS encoding Nif3-like dinuclear metal center hexameric protein, giving the protein MATTPTLAQVTAALEELYDPSWAEPWDAVGLVCGDPDAPVRRVLFAVDPVEATAAEAARGGYDLLVTHHPLYLRGTSSVAATTPKGRVVHGLVRNGVGLHVAHTNADVADPGVSDALATAIGLTGLRPLDPRPADPLDKIVTFVPTPDAERVVDALAAAGAGAIGDYTRCAFLGHGTGTFLPGPGAQPAIGQVGTAEHVAETRLEMVLPRGRRAEVVRALRAAHPYEEPAFDVLELALPPGPRGIGRVGTLPEAEPLAQFVRRVAGALPAAPVGIRAAGDPDAPVRTVAVCGGSGDSLLAAARRSGADAYVTADLRHHPVSDERAEGRLALVDAGHWASEWPWLADAAARLRAALAANGTTVETAVSRAVTDPWALHVPSPHS
- a CDS encoding DUF3052 domain-containing protein; the protein is MSATAGPAEGQRAVGARLGIKPGQMVQELGYDDDCDEELRESIVALSGNELVSGEPDDVVDVVLLWWRDGDGDLVDALVDALTDLGDGGVVWLLTPKTGRPGYVEPSEIGDAAPTAGLSSTSSVSASREWQGTRLVAPKASRK
- a CDS encoding bifunctional RNase H/acid phosphatase → MTDASSQAGQRRLVVEADGGSRGNPGPAGYGSLVKDAATGEVLAERAGGLGHTTNNVAEYTGLVEGLRAAAEIDPSASVEVRMDSKLVVEQMSGRWKIKHPPLQPLALAARQAFDQSRVRYTWIPRAQNSHADRLGNEAMDAQARGEQWTPTVGVRGGGALPVAIDEAEPEPAVPANKLTGWDDVGTPTTFVLVRHGESANTLRKLFCGRGGADPGLTERGRAQAEAAARALPGFCGPDRPVAVVSSPLRRARETAEAAAALVGVPVKVEEGFAEASFGEWDGLDLAAVREQWPAQLQAWLDSPAAAPPGGESLDEVGARVKRARDKVIARYAGRTVVVVSHVTPLKQLVRLALDAPAHSLFRMEMTPASLHLVQWWPDGGASLRAFNSTSHLSGLLGEPGL